In the genome of Trichomycterus rosablanca isolate fTriRos1 chromosome 24, fTriRos1.hap1, whole genome shotgun sequence, one region contains:
- the inpp1 gene encoding inositol polyphosphate 1-phosphatase, translated as MAALLRLLLNVSEKAANVARVCRQEAPLFELLVQEKTGADKNKKFVQDFKTLADVVIQEMIRHDVCKQFPELNDFIYGEESNKFENGLGENVTVTVCPKEEETAALLAKVLDGDQTAASLLSRAIHQDLRLRDEQAEALQIPLRPEDLAIWIDPIDGTSQYIEGKEEEVSEDRFCASGLPCALVLIGVYLRATGEPVMGVVNQPFTRKDSSGKGWTGRYFWGVSYGDLNVCSFTPRKRPDGRDPVLLSAVLSSSERQGVKDALVPLCDNRLVYASGAGYKILCVLLGLMDTYVLSEGSTYKWDSCAPHAILRALGGGIADLTACLSANRNGNKDLSVELTYNNPRDGCQGAERWANHGGLVAYLDSAVLGRVVDALVEKM; from the exons ATGGCGGCGTTGCTGCGTTTGCTCCTGAACGTCTCCGAGAAGGCGGCTAACGTGGCCCGAGTGTGCAGGCAGGAGGCGCCGCTGTTCGAGCTGCTGGTGCAGGAGAAAACCGGCGCCGACAAGAACAAAAAGTTCGTCCAGGACTTCAAGACGCTGGCGGACGTGGTGATCCAGGAGATGATCCGACACGACGTCTGCAAACAG TTTCCGGAGCTGAACGACTTCATTTATGGAGAAGAATCCAACAAGTTTGAGAATGGACTCG GAGAGAACGTGACCGTCACCGTGTGTCCTAAAGAAGAGGAAACGGCGGCGCTGTTGGCTAAAGTTCTGGATGGAGACCAGACCGCGGCGTCTCTCCTGAGCAGAGCCATCCATCAGGACCTGCGGCTCAGAGACGAGCAGGCCGAAGCCCTGCAGATCCCTCTGAGACCCGAAGATCTGGCCATCTGGATCGACCCTATTG ACGGTACCAGTCAGTACATCGAAGGGAAGGAGGAGGAGGTATCGGAGGACAGGTTCTGCGCCTCGGGGCTTCCCTGTGCGCTGGTCCTGATTGGGGTTTACCTGCGAGCCACTGGAGAACCCGTGATGGGCGTGGTAAATCAGCCGTTCACCCGCAAAGACTCATCAGGGAAGGG ATGGACGGGCAGGTATTTCTGGGGAGTTTCGTACGGAGACCTCAACGTTTGTTCCTTCACGCCCCGAAAACGTCCTGACGGGAGGGACCCTGTGCTCCTGTCGGCGGTGCTGAGCTCCAGCGAGAGGCAGGGCGTGAAGGACGCTCTAGTGCCGCTCTGCGATAACCGGCTGGTCTACGCGTCGGGGGCCGGCTATAAGATCCTGTGTGTGCTCCTGGGTCTGATGGACACGTACGTGCTCTCGGAGGGAAGCACCTACAAGTGGGACTCGTGCGCCCCCCACGCCATACTCCGCGCCCTGGGAGGGGGCATCGCCGACCTCACCGCGTGTCTTTCCGCCAACAGGAACGGGAACAAGGACCTCAGCGTGGAACTGACCTATAACAACCCTCGGGACGGGTGCCAGGGGGCGGAGAGGTGGGCCAACCACGGCGGGCTGGTGGCGTATTTGGACTCGGCGGTTCTCGGCAGGGTCGTCGATGCGCTGGTGGAAAAAATGTAG
- the LOC134301803 gene encoding protein S100-B-like, which translates to MSCGTLSSLLCFRSMTELERAMATIVQVFYKYSGHKSTLKKADLKHLINYEMSQFIKKIQKKEALDMLFNDLDQNGDLEIDFQEFVPFIAMVTAACHDLVMSKHLH; encoded by the exons ATGAGCTGTGGAACCCTATCGTCTCTATTGTGCTTCAg AAGCATGACTGAGCTGGAGAGGGCGATGGCTACTATCGTCCAGGTCTTCTACAAATACTCTGGACACAAGAGCACGCTGAAGAAAGCAGATCTGAAGCATCTTATCAACTACGAGATGAGCCAGTTCATCAAG AAGATCCAGAAAAAGGAGGCGCTGGACATGCTGTTCAACGATCTGGATCAGAACGGAGATCTAGAGATCGACTTCCAGGAGTTCGTCCCCTTCATAGCCATGGTGACCGCTGCTTGTCATGATCTGGTCATGTCCAAGCACTTGCACTAA